Proteins from one Rosa chinensis cultivar Old Blush chromosome 7, RchiOBHm-V2, whole genome shotgun sequence genomic window:
- the LOC112175088 gene encoding cytochrome P450 87A3: MWALCFGALVVISITHWVYRWRNPKCNGKLPPGSMGLPLIGETLQFFTPNTSSDIPPFIKKRMERYGPIFRTNLVGRPVIVSTDPDLNYFVFQQEGNLFHSSYPYTFTEIFGRQNVGNLHGITYKYLKNIVLHLFGPESLKKMIPEIEEAALRRLQQWSCEDTIEFKDASASLIFDLTAKKLISYDSENCSEKNLRKNFVAFIQGLISFPVDIPGTAYHKCLQGRKNAMRMLVNLLQERREKPRKQPIDFFDHVLEELKKEETMLTEEIFLDLMFVLLFASFETTSLALTLAIKFLSDHPAVLKKLTEEHGMIIKQRENADAGLTWKEYKSMTFTFQIINETVRLANIVPAIFRKAIREIQFKGHTIPAGWAVMVCPPAVHLNPQKYDDPVAFNPGRWEGMLTSSASKNFMAFGGGMRFCVGTDFAKAQMAVFLHCLVTKYRWQAVGGGNIVRTPGLQFPDGFHIRIQEKEDTSNGKQQTPDA, from the exons ATGTGGGCTTTGTGCTTTGGAGCATTGGTTGTTATAAGCATTACTCATTGGGTTTACAGGTGGAGGAATCCCAAATGCAATGGCAAGCTTCCACCAGGTTCAATGGGATTGCCACTTATTGGGGAGACTTTACAGTTCTTcactcccaacacctcttctgATATTCCTCCCTTCATCAAGAAAAGGATGGAAAG GTATGGGCCAATTTTCAGGACTAATTTGGTGGGAAGACCAGTAATAGTATCAACAGACCCGGATCTCAATTACTTCGTATTCCAACAAGAGGGTAATTTGTTTCATAGCTCATATCCTTATACCTTCACGGAGATTTTTGGGAGACAAAATGTGGGTAACTTGCATGGGATCACGTACAAGTACCTCAAGAACATAGTGCTCCATCTCTTTGGCCCTGAAAGCCTTAAAAAGATGATCCCAGAAATTGAAGAGGCAGCACTCAGAAGATTACAACAATGGTCATGTGAGGACACAATAGAATTCAAAGATGCATCTGCAAGT CTGATATTTGATCTTACCGCAAAGAAACTTATCAGTTATGACTCAGAAAACTGCTCGGAGAAGAATTTACGCAAAAACTTCGTTGCATTCATACAAGGATTGATTTCCTTCCCTGTGGACATCCCTGGAACAGCTTATCACAAATGTTTACAG GGTAGGAAAAATGCAATGAGAATGTTGGTAAACCTGCTACAGGAAAGACGAGAAAAGCCGCGAAAGCAGCCTATAGATTTTTTCGATCACGTGCTTGAAGAACTCAAGAAAGAGGAAACGATGTTAACTGAAGAAATTTTTCTGGATTTAATGTTTGTACTGCTTTTCGCGAGCTTTGAAACAACTTCCCTAGCTCTAACATTAGCCATCAAGTTTCTTTCAGACCACCCTGCAGTGCTAAAGAAATTAACG GAAGAGCATGGGATGATCATAAAGCAAAGGGAAAATGCTGATGCTGGACTTACATGGAAAGAATACAAATCAATGACATTCACATTTCAG ATCATCAACGAAACAGTTAGACTGGCAAATATAGTTCCAGCTATCTTTCGCAAAGCAATAAGAGAGATACAGTTTAAAG GACATACCATTCCAGCAGGTTGGGCAGTAATGGTTTGTCCCCCGGCCGTACACTTAAACCCTCAAAAATATGATGATCCTGTGGCCTTCAATCCAGGGAGATGGGAG GGAATGCTAACAAGTAGTGCATCAAAAAATTTCATGGCTTTTGGCGGTGGCATGAGATTCTGTGTTGGAACAGACTTTGCTAAGGCGCAGATGGCTGTATTTCTGCATTGCTTGGTGACCAAGTACAG GTGGCAAGCAGTGGGGGGAGGAAATATAGTCCGAACTCCGGGTTTACAATTCCCGGATGGTTTTCACATTCGAATACAGGAGAAAGAAGATACAAGTAACGGGAAACAGCAAACTCCAGATGCTTGA